The genomic stretch TTGAAGAGTGGTTTTGAGGTACAATGTGTATCCCTTTCTTTTGTTCTTTGTCCGATGCGTACACGTATTTGTTTACTCTCCTTTCATGGCAATTCTTGTACATGTTAAATAGAGTATTAACGGCATTACTACCAGGCTATGCTCGTTAAACTTTGAAAGTAGTAGCAGATTTTAACTTTAGTATTCTAGACTTGTCATTTGACCTTGTGGTCATGGAGAAATATGGAGATTGGCCTAGGTTCGGCATATATAACTCATTTTAGGTATTAGAAGCCTTATGCATGCGTTTGGTAATGGTTTGTAGGGGACGTGTATTCTAGAACAGAAAGTTGATAGTTTTGGTTGCATGTATTTGGATTATTTGGAAGGTGAGGAGTAGAAGGATATTACAAAGTAAGTAGTTGATATTGAAAACATTGTGGAGGACGTGAAAATTTTAGCATGGAATTGGTTGGATGTAAAATCAAAGGGATTTAATTATTCCATTTACACGAGCATGAATAAGTTGTTCTGGGCAAAGTTTGAAATGTATTGTAAGAACTTAGAACTAGTTGAGTTTTGATTGGAAAGAGTAGTGAGTTTTTCAAGAGGTCAGTGTGCAAGTGGAATGATCAAAGGAGGTAAACAAAGATGTAAGATGGATAAGATATGTAAGATGCCTAATCTTTGATCTGGTGATGTCCTCACGTGATAATGCATTATTGGAGCTGCTAACAAGATTGTCTGAGATATTTGTATTTATAGACGTAATTTCTCTGAATTTTATAGGCTTTCTTACATCATCCAATACAGTAATCTAACATCACTTTATCAATATTGGATTGAAGAAAAGTATTTGGAATTAAGATAATGGGATTGAAGGTACTAGAATGTTGGTGTTAAAGAAGGCATTGAAGGCACATGACATTGAAATTGGTTGCAATTCAGGAGTTGTTAGTGAAGTGGGAGGAGTAGGAGTTATGATAAAGAAAATAATAGGAGTGGATATCGAACTCCGTTGTTGTCGTATTGAAGCTTCTTTTTATATCATTGTTACTACATAATAAGATGGTGCTACATATGATAGTGAAATCGAAGTTGACACGGTCTGAATTTTGGTAGAAATGAAATTCTGCTCGTTGATGTGATAGTATGCGAGAAGTAAGTAGGAGAGACAGCATGGTGTCATTGTCTGTGAGTAGTGTTCTCTGCTAAAGTTTGATGCATTTGGTTCAGACTTTGTTTGTACCATACATCAATTTTGTTGATCAAACATTCTCGTATATTTAGAACTGTAGAGAGTAATAAGAAGCATGCTTTGCTTTTTGTTATCATGGCCCAGTATTTTTGAGTCGGCTTATATATAATTCTGTTGAAATATACATATTGGTTACTTATCTCTCGGTGGAATGGGGAAATTGTTACATGCTCTTCTATGTCCCAGTATTTTTGAGTTGGCTTATATATAACTCTGTTGAAATGTACATATTGGTTACTTATCTCTCGTTGGAATGGGGAAATTGTTACATGCTCTTCTATGGCCCAGTATTTTTGAGTTGGCTTATATATAATTCTGTTGAAACATACATATTGGTTATTTATCTCTCGGTGAATGGGGTAAACCGATAGCTGATTCTGTCAATTATTCTTCTTTAATTTGTTTTAAGGGTACTATTAGTAACATATTCAAAATTTTAATTGCAGGCTGAGTTGTTGAAGTTTTCCAAGGACTATTGATTTACAACAGTCAAGATGGAAGTTGTGTGACTTAGTAACCTTTTGAAGATACTGTGGCAGCAGATCAGTCCagttaaatcatattaaaatagATATTTTGTATGGAATTCAAAGTTATATTAACAAAAATGCTTTAGAAGGAGGATTTGCACTGTGTATTAAAACAACCAACTACTAGTTTATTTCTGTTCTGTCACATGGATCTTGTGAATCATGGATTTCATGTCTAAATTTTTATTTACTGGGTTGAGTTTACTCCCTTGTTAAGAAACAAATCAAACACGGGGTATTAGTTTTGAAAGGAGTGTTCCAAGATGAACATACTTGAAGTCAGCATGATAAGAATCTTGTCATATTTTACATTTATCTTTACAATTTTCACAAGTGAGTTCCTTTCTACAAATTTTCTGTTGCTATACAATTAGTATCTATCTCTACCCTACCTATCCATCTACACCTACATGATGTTGAATTCCTCATCAAGGCCATCTATTTCTCCTTTATGTTTGTGTTGTTGGATTACCAACACAGACACTGTTGTCGAGAAGTCGGGTCCTGAAAGGACATCCCCTATTGGTCCCAGTTCTGGACACTGTTGCCAATCATTCATCCCCTTCGTCAATATTGAGTTCAGCCCGCCTTCTCTTCCTACAATAACTAGTGAGTATTGTCCTTCAAATGATCTGAGAGTAGAAAAAGTCTCAGCCGCATTAGCAAGGTGTTTCTCTATATACGAAATTTGACCACTGGAAATATGTTTATCGTAAAACTGCGCAAAGCATTCATCGTCTAGGCCCATTTCTTCAACTTTCTCTGAGAGACTTACCCTGTATGCTGCCATTCTTGAAGATTCCACACTGGTATCTACTAAGAATCTTATAACTGTGAGTTTTACTCCTTGATGCCCTGCTACACGGCCGGCATATGCAAGTGCTTCTCTATCATCTTTTCCACCAATGAACACTGTTGCCACATTGAATGATACTTGAGTCTTTGATATTGTTTCAAAGGATCCTAAGCCTCTGTTCACTAGAATCCCCACGGAACAAGGAGCACTCTTCAATAACTGAGTATCAAAATATCTATTAGGAAAAATGCTTTTTAGTAGATAAGTTTTTTCCCCATAGGATGAGATGTACACATAAAAATGTGTAGTTTtcatgtttgaatgaatgaataAAAATGAGATTATAGGTTCGAGTTTCTGACATTACCTTTCTGTTCACATATCTGAATCCTTGATTTCCACCATCCAATTTTCCATCATTAGTTTGGTTCCTGTGGAATGGTAGTATGATAAGAGCAATCATCAAATCCTCTGCCAAAGTGCAGATATCCTGTGCCATGTTATTGATCGTTGACACCGCCAACGTTCTTTTGAGCGTAATGCCATCACCATTGTCATTTATATAAGCTTGAAACGAGCTAGTTATTTGGTCTCTCATCTGCACAACATCCTTATCTTTCACATTTGTTGTTTCTACTCCTTCACCTCTTTCTACTGTGACTGCTATTTGATCAGTTAGCTCAATCATTTCTGTGACATATACCAGAATGCCGGGGTCTGATTTCCCTCTTGAGATCTCCATGAAGTTGATGGAAGCAGAAATGTTGTCAGGTCCATGAAGGCATAGCAGAATTCTTAGCTCACTTGATGGATCCAGCAATTGGAGCGACATCCGATGCATAGGCAATTTTCTCTTGGCGCGTCTGATAATATGTGCTACGACTGCGGGGAGGTGCACCACTGTGAAAAATATTGCAATCACCAATGCAATACCTGACGAAGTATCAGAGCCGCAACCCATCTGTAATAAAAAAGCTAAACCATGAGATTCATTCAATGCTAAAATACCATGAGATTCATTCAATGCTAAAGTATGATTTCTGTTATGACTCCGAAAAAGTGTAACTATTAGCTATGCATATTTAAATGTGACGACATGTGAAATACCACCCGACATGCCTTCTTTATGAAGTACATCTTGAATTGACACACAAAGGAAAGAATAATGAAACTATTTGAGATTGTGAAGAAGAATGGAATGAGGAGAAAACACTTGCCACTTTGATAGCCATGTAGATATGAAAATGTCCCTTTGTGGTGAGCAACAATCCAATAGCAACAGATTCAGGCCAATGAAATCCAAGTATTACACCAGAAACAACTGTTCCAACAACTTTACCTGCCATTACTATTACAATAGGGCCAAATATTTTTACCCATGTCCATAATTCTCTTGGCTGAAACAGCCTAAAATCAGCTGCATTACCCATCCACAAGAAAAAAATGGGAAAAAATATAGTTGTCAACAAATAATTGATTTTGCTAATAACCCATTTCGAAACTCTTCCTTCCCTAGGAAAACATATTCCTGTTATAAATGCACTTAGAACTGGACTATAGTTATATAGTATCGATGAAGCGCAACTCATCACCATGAATGCAATTGACAATACCAAGTGTGAGCCTTTCATAGGTTTCCCTTCAGGATTTTCATTGTCAACCCATTTCATAAAAACCGGCGAAACTGTTGCTGTGAACAATGCCTGTCCCAGAACAGCGCTATTCATTACGATCGCCTTTTTGATACGTCCTTTTTGCTCCATATTGGTGCAAAACGTGTCCAACGGCATTGATATATAGCCGATTGAAAGAAGCAAAGAGCATATAAAATCCGAATACATTCCTGCTGCTATGATGAGTTTCCCTATATCCGACTTTCCTATGTTGAGACTGGTTATGAGGCGGGTTAGGACGGGTGATGCCGTGCTTGAAAGAAGACTTGAGAGGGAGAGAGTGAATTCTAGTATATGGTCATCCATTGCGAAGTAATGGAGAAGTGGTGCTGCGGAACCTGCTATGATGAATGTGATGATTACTCCTGCATAAGCAACTTGAGCTTCTCTAGTAGGTTTCTTGAAGAGTACGTAAGGATCCATTTCTACCCCCAAAGCAAACATGTAACACATCATGCCAAAATCAATGATAAATCCAAATGTATGGTTGAATTTTCCATATAGATCACGTAAAAACGGCACATTTCCCATTAATAGCCCGACCTGCATTAATAAACACCAACGATAACGTAAAAAGAAACTCATTTTAAGTTGTTAGTCCAAACCCTACATTCATATATTGTATTGCTGATCTCGCATATTCGATCAAGATCAGATGACTTGTATTTTGACTTGTATTATGGATaagtttattatgaaatgtgCGATGATGGTTCATTTTGAGAAGGAAACTCACAATTATGTCGGACGTAATACGAGGTTGTTGATAAGGCTTTAGAAGAAAATGTAGACCATTGCATGCAATCACCATTGCCATAAACATAGCAAAATTTTTGCCTAATAGAAATATGAGGTAGCCTAGCTTTTCTGAGCATTGTGTAAATGCTATTGCCATGCTGAGATTTATTAGATTTAACAATAAATCTTGgttttcttatttttatttacAATCTGATTACCAAGTAGACAAAATTTTCTTCTCATTTTtgttttgttgatgatgaaaatgttgcaAATTTTTTGTGTAAATCTTTTGGAAGAAGCGAGTGGTCGTGATTCATAGCTTAGTTTGTAGTTATTGAATTGGAGAATATAGATTGCAAGAGGAAGGTAATAAACCGAAAAACATGGATTCATCACACATGTTGTATAGAATCTCCATCACGAATTGTTTTTTTTCATCTAGATAAGCATTActtaattatatatatatatatatatatatatatatatatatatatatatatatatatatatatatatatatatatatatatatatatatatatatatatatatatatatatactaatGTGTCAAACTTAGTAACATGATACATTCGGTAACACTTTATCGTATATCTGCATAACAAAATCTACGGTTGGATTGAAAAATATTATTATATAGATCATCTCtataaaatttaacatcaatcaaAATTCATTTGATATGTTAAAAAGAAAGATTAAAGTTAACGGTTTTGTTAAAGATTTTTGTAAGACATTAATTTTTATGCATCTCGTTAGCATATCAAATGATTTTcgattgatgttaaattttatatagatgatctatatgataataacTTTCAATCCATCGATGAATTTTGTTATAAGAATATGTGGTGAAAAATTATCAGAGGTGTCATGTTACTAAATTTGATACTTAGTGTCATTTGATCCtgactatatatatatatatatatatatatatatatatatatatatatatatatatatatatatatatatatatatatatagatcGTGTTGACCGACGATTCAATGTTGGTGGACATAGTCATTCATTCGTCAAAACATAATCATTCATTTTCATTCGATGAATAGTGGACATCCATACTAGTGCATGACACTGGAGTAGTACTTCACCTTCATAGTAATCGTTAGAATATATTCAACAGAGTTCCACAGCTGACTATATAGCCACTAGTGACGGTTCTAACCGTCATTATGAATGTGATCATGCATTATACTAAATACAGTTCATTCACACTCTTGCAAATTCCATCTCTCTCATTAACTGACTTGATCTTTTGAGTGTTAACCTTGCAGGTGCCCATCTTCAGCTATCAGAGATGTCTGCCTCCGCGTTGGAAATAGTTTCCATGGTGGTCACCATTGACTTACAATTCGTTTTCTGTTCACATCGAAATAGTGGCATCGTATGTGGGAATCACTTTCTAATTCTCACAAATTACCATCACACTCTCTCAATATCTTGCGTTGCTCCGccataatttttttttgttaattatTTCTATTGTCGTAAACATTTATGTTACCAAGTTTTAATCATTCTTTGACCTCTCTAAACTCATTTCTAATGATTATCTCTAAAGATAGAATCCAAGGCAACTCGATCTACCACTCCTTGTAACCCCATTCACACACTTGAGATTTGATTGATGATCTAAATGTTCCAAGATACTACGACACCTGTTATGACTCTTATGACAAATCTTCCCCAATAACAAGACGCCCTGGTGGCTAACCAATTTGATATTCAACCATTTTTCTCATGATTTGATTAATTTATGAAACTTGTGATTTTAAGATGATAATATGATGTTGAAATCACAAAATTATATCTAATATTGGAGTTGAGACAAAATTTAAACAGAGTAAAATTTAGAAAgaaaatgatgaaaatgataGAAATGAGGCGTCATACTCTTTCTATGATTTAGAAAGGACGATAAGCCTAAGTGAAGATCACCACAAGAAATTTGGTTTCTTGATAAGATCAAAGTATGGTCCAATCCATAACCAAACGAGCAACGCTATCAAAATCATACAATGTGTTTGTTTAACAAAATTCAACTTGTTTTTTTATTCACGATTAACTCCATATTTTTAGATAAATGGTAGCTTACAATAACAACTCAAGAAATTCTACAACTTCAACCCACTAACCTATTAATAATGGTTTGCGAATGAAAGGTCACACACTAAAGGTGGTGGAGAAAGTGGATATTCAT from Lathyrus oleraceus cultivar Zhongwan6 chromosome 7, CAAS_Psat_ZW6_1.0, whole genome shotgun sequence encodes the following:
- the LOC127101417 gene encoding cation/H(+) antiporter 28 is translated as MAIAFTQCSEKLGYLIFLLGKNFAMFMAMVIACNGLHFLLKPYQQPRITSDIIVGLLMGNVPFLRDLYGKFNHTFGFIIDFGMMCYMFALGVEMDPYVLFKKPTREAQVAYAGVIITFIIAGSAAPLLHYFAMDDHILEFTLSLSSLLSSTASPVLTRLITSLNIGKSDIGKLIIAAGMYSDFICSLLLSIGYISMPLDTFCTNMEQKGRIKKAIVMNSAVLGQALFTATVSPVFMKWVDNENPEGKPMKGSHLVLSIAFMVMSCASSILYNYSPVLSAFITGICFPREGRVSKWVISKINYLLTTIFFPIFFLWMGNAADFRLFQPRELWTWVKIFGPIVIVMAGKVVGTVVSGVILGFHWPESVAIGLLLTTKGHFHIYMAIKVMGCGSDTSSGIALVIAIFFTVVHLPAVVAHIIRRAKRKLPMHRMSLQLLDPSSELRILLCLHGPDNISASINFMEISRGKSDPGILVYVTEMIELTDQIAVTVERGEGVETTNVKDKDVVQMRDQITSSFQAYINDNGDGITLKRTLAVSTINNMAQDICTLAEDLMIALIILPFHRNQTNDGKLDGGNQGFRYVNRKLLKSAPCSVGILVNRGLGSFETISKTQVSFNVATVFIGGKDDREALAYAGRVAGHQGVKLTVIRFLVDTSVESSRMAAYRVSLSEKVEEMGLDDECFAQFYDKHISSGQISYIEKHLANAAETFSTLRSFEGQYSLVIVGREGGLNSILTKGMNDWQQCPELGPIGDVLSGPDFSTTVSVLVIQQHKHKGEIDGLDEEFNIM